GGAAAATGAAAAAGGTAGTGATATATGCTATTTTGTTGATGATGTTTGTAAATATGATTCCAGTAAATATTTTTGCTGATTCAAAAGTTGTTAATGTAAAAGTTTTAACTAATGATGAAATGAAAAACATTATAAGAATAGATATGCCATCTGGAACAAGAAGAGATAAATTAGAAGTGCTTGCTCCAAGATATGTTAAAATTAACTATTAACGAGAGGTGAAAAAGTGAGAAAATTTATAATAGTATTAATAGTTTTTATTAATGTAATGATTTTTTCGCATAATTTATCAATGAAAAATAAAATATATATTGATCCTATTAAAGTTGATTTAGATAAGTATATTGGAACAAATAATGGTCAGATTTTTTTAATAAAAGATATTGATAATTTAAATATTGAAAGATATAATATTTATAATGAAGAGGTAACTAATTTTTTTGAATTTTTTAAAAACTTTTCTCTACCGGTTTTAGTAAAAAGTAATCCATTTTCAAAACAACCATATTACACCGAATTTTTAAAAGTAATAAATGATAAAATTTATATAATAGATCAGATTGGTGAAAAAAGAAATTTGTATATATTTTCACCTAAAAATAATGAAGAAAAAACGATAAAAATAAAAGGAGAAATTCGCTACACTTCCTTTATTTCATTTGATGCCAGGGATAACGATATTTTTTTAATTAATGAAGAAGGATATTTATATTATTATAATATAAATAATGGAGTAAGTAAAAAAGGAAATGGTTTTCCTAATAAAAACAAAATAATGATTGTAAATAATAATGTCTATGTTATTGTATATGATACAACTTTTAAATATCCGCATATAAGTATAATAAAATATGATTTTGATTTAAATATTAAAAACTTTAGCAACAGAGAATATTCGGTAATAGAAACACAGTTTGATTTTATATCAGAAAATGAAGAAAGAGAAATATATAGTAGTTTTATCGAAGATTATATAAAAATCACAAAATTTAAAAATTATATAATAATAATGGATGAAAAGAATTTTTATATAATAGACACAAGAACAGATGAAAAAGGATACTCAAAGTTATTTAAAAAAATACCGATAAAAGAAGTGATCGATAAAAAAGTGGGAAGTATAAACAAATTAATACTAGATGCTGATGAAAAAAATATATATCTTATAAACAAAGAAAATTATATATTATATGTTCTAAGTTTAAATATTTAAAAAATATGGAGGAGTTATCAACTCCTCCATATAATAATGAAGGGTGGTAAGACATGAAAAGGATAATAATATTTTTTTATACAATATTGTGTATAACTATATTTTCTAACAATGGAGAATATTTTAAGAAATATTTTTTAAAAATATTTAATGGAAAAGATTTTCAAGTAGTATTAGAAAACGAGAAAACTGAATTTTATGAATTATCGAATTTTTCCATATACACTAATTATCCTTATAATGATAGATTTTATGGTAATTTAAATGCCGGAATAAAATTAAAAATTTTTGATTACTCACATATGCTGGAGAATAAAAAATTAGAATATCGTAATAAAATTAGTATTGCAAATATTGAAGCAAGAAAAATGAATTATCAAGATATAAAACTTAGGGTGAAAGGATGGTAAGAAAATGAAAAAATATATAATCCTATACTTTTTTTTAGTTGCAATGTTGGTAATTATATTTCCTCATGAATTAAAATATTATTTTAGAGAAATAAAACCATTAAATTTAAAACCAATATATACAATAGCAACAGACAAAAAATATAAATTTGATGATGGTTCAGATATTTCAGAAGAAGAGATTATTACTATACCACAAGAAATAATAAATGAATATTTTCCATTATCTTCTATGTATTGGATAGTTAGCGAAGATGGTAATAATATATATATTTTTAAAGGAGTAGTTGTATCATATGGAATGCCCGTTGATTATTTAGATTTAAAAGAACGTAAAGCCTTTGTTTATGTTATCAATCTAAAAACTAAAAAAATAAAAAAAATACAAATTAAAAAATTTGCACCACCACCATTTGCAGAAGGACTTGCTGTTAGAGATATAAAAGAAAAAAATGGGAAAATATACTTTTTTACAAACAGTGGAATAAGCGTATTTAACAAAGATTTTAAAATGATAGATTTTTATATTTTTGAAGATATTGCAAACCTTATTTCCAAGAAAACAAAAGAAGATTATTATAATAAAAATATTTCTGTAGTTGGATATAGCCACGGAAAGGAAATGATGATAGATAAAAATGAAAATATTCATATAATTAGTAATGTATATGAATATATAAATTCAAAAAAAATTCATAGTGTTATATATCGAAAATATAGTTCATTAAATAAAAAAGAAAAATACTTTGGATATACAATATATGGAATAAAAAAAGAATATGAAATAAAGCAGGAATTATTTGAAACAAGTAAAATGGAATCATTTTTATTAGAAGATAAAGAAATACCATATTTACTGATATTTGAAGAAAATATTAATAATCAAGAATATAATCTTTATAAAAAAATAAACAGACTTGCTTTATGGAAGATTACAGAAGATGGAATAACTGAAAGAAATAAAATTATTGATACAAGATATTCTTTTAGATATGAACAAATTACGCATGCAGCAGAATTAATAGAAAATAATTTATATTTATTAACAACTGACCCAAAAATGGGATACACAAATACAGGAAATTTGTGTTTTATAAAAAAATATGAAATTAAAGATATAGGTTTAGTTGAAAAAAATGCAAAAATATTTTTGAATTTTGGGGATAAAGAACCTGTTCAACCATATAAATTTATACCTACTGATATAAAAATAAAAAAAATAAACAATATACTATGTTATTATGTATATGATAAATTTTATGAAAGATTTGTAATATTTAAAGAAATAGAATAACAGGAGGAAGAGATGAAAAAAAATATTTTTTTACTATTAACAATTTTTGGCATATTCATTATTGCGTATGGGGAAAATAATATTAAAAATATTTTTTTAAATTATGAAGATGCATATAAATACTATGTCTCAAATTTAAATTCAGTCTATGAAATAAAAAATGAAAATAATATATTATAATTTAAAAATTGAAGAGTTTATTGAAACTTATACCAAAATAAAAAATACAAACAGCCTCTCTTGAAATAAAAGAAAAATAATGATATAATCAAAATGAAAAGTGAATAAAAAAGATCCGCAGGGGAGCTACTAATCCGTAGCTGAGAGTGAGGTGGAAGCCTCTGACCCTTATAACTTGATCTGGTTAATACCAGCGAAAGGAGCGGAGCAGAGATAGAAATCAATCTCCTGCTTCGTGCAGGGGATTTTTTTATAGCAGGAGGTGATCTCTTGAGAGTATATATAAACGGTAAAGAAAAAGAGTGTAAAAGCAGTACATTAAAGGAATTACTCGAAGAACTCTCTTTAAGTAACAAACCTGTCGTTGTAATAAAAAACAGCGAAATTATCTCAATCAAGAATTATATTGAACATCGTTTATCCAAAAACGACAAAATTGAAATCATTACGGTAGTGGGAGGTGGTTGATATTAATTTTTACGGTGAAGAAATCAATAATCTATTTTTCATGGGAACAGGAAAATTTAGGGATTATAATATTATGAAAAAAGCCATAGAAGAATCAAATATAGAAGTAGTTACCGTTGCAATGAGAAGGGCTTCATACAGCAACATGAATGAAAGTATTTTAGACTATATTAATGTAAAAAAAATAATGGTAAACACATCTGGGGCAAGAAATGCACATGAGGCATTGTTGATTGCAAAAGCTGGAAAAGAATTAATGAATACAGATTGGGTGAAAATAGAAATCATAAAT
This genomic interval from Marinitoga sp. 1197 contains the following:
- the thiS gene encoding sulfur carrier protein ThiS; translated protein: MRVYINGKEKECKSSTLKELLEELSLSNKPVVVIKNSEIISIKNYIEHRLSKNDKIEIITVVGGG